ATTCTAGCCAGAATATAGCCAGACTGGACTCCTGGTCAATTCGGCCGTTGCGGTCTGACGGCTCGGCTGGGCGGTGGGCGCTTGCGCGGATGAAGCCGGCACGGGGGCTCATGCCCGCCCGCTCTAACGGCCTGTTAGACCGTTCAGGGTTCACTCGGCGTATGCTCATTCATGTTGAGGGACGGCTGGCGGCCTTGACGTCCTTCAACTGGCGCAGATGAACACGCATGTGATACTCGCAAAAGGTGATCCATTGAGCCGCGTTCATCTCGCCGATGAGCGGATGCACAGCGGTAATCGCACGAGGATCCACCGCTGCCAGCCGCTGCATGACTTTCCCGGTCAGCGCACGCTGCTTTGCCATGGCCTCACGTAGATCGGCGATTGGCTGGCCGTGAGTTGGCGCCGCTGGCTCTGGGACCCGCACTATCCAACGATCATCCGGGCTCGGCTGTTGCCACGGGAAGGCGTGAACATCGGCAGGATACCGTGGCAATCGTCCCGCCTCCGCAGCATGCTTGATTGCCACGCTCACCATTTTGCCAGCGATGCCCTCGGCCAGTACGAGGTGGTGGAGAACTTCTCCGAGAGACCATTGGTCGGGCGCTGGTTTCCAGTCGGCTTGGCTCTGTGACAAACCTTCGACTTCAGCGAGAACCTGAGCGCGGCGATGCTCAAGACCGTCCGCGATCTCCTGGAGCGCATGAGGAAGCATGTGTGCGGGTCCTCTGTCTAACG
Above is a genomic segment from Candidatus Methylomirabilota bacterium containing:
- a CDS encoding DinB family protein, with product MLPHALQEIADGLEHRRAQVLAEVEGLSQSQADWKPAPDQWSLGEVLHHLVLAEGIAGKMVSVAIKHAAEAGRLPRYPADVHAFPWQQPSPDDRWIVRVPEPAAPTHGQPIADLREAMAKQRALTGKVMQRLAAVDPRAITAVHPLIGEMNAAQWITFCEYHMRVHLRQLKDVKAASRPST